One stretch of Akkermansia massiliensis DNA includes these proteins:
- the proB gene encoding glutamate 5-kinase — protein MKIVVKVGTGVLTRENGKLDGSSIVHLVSALADLMQQGHQVVLVSSGAVGSGVSVLGLPSYPQELSLKQACAAVGQTRLMQTYENLFNHFDVDVAQLLLTAEDLKRRRHNVQATVLRLFEYGGIIPIVNENDTVSVEELKFGDNDILSVHMARLVEADALFILTSVDGLYPPGGSREAIIPRVEDVDAVLAFAEEDRGRFSMGGMSAKLQAIREAVNAGTGVYMLHGRHPERIALLLEGKAEGAGTYFVPKG, from the coding sequence ATGAAAATCGTAGTTAAAGTAGGAACGGGCGTTCTGACCCGTGAGAACGGGAAGCTGGATGGTTCTTCCATCGTGCATCTGGTCAGCGCGCTGGCGGATCTGATGCAGCAGGGCCACCAGGTGGTGCTGGTGAGCTCCGGGGCTGTGGGGTCCGGCGTGTCCGTCCTGGGGCTGCCGTCCTATCCGCAGGAGTTGTCCCTGAAGCAGGCCTGCGCGGCCGTGGGGCAGACGCGGCTGATGCAGACGTATGAGAATCTTTTCAACCATTTTGACGTGGATGTGGCCCAGCTCCTGCTGACGGCAGAGGATTTGAAGCGCCGCCGCCACAACGTGCAGGCTACGGTGCTGCGCCTGTTTGAGTACGGAGGCATCATCCCGATCGTGAATGAGAACGACACCGTATCCGTGGAAGAGCTGAAGTTCGGGGATAACGACATTCTTTCCGTGCACATGGCGCGCCTGGTGGAGGCTGACGCGCTGTTCATCCTGACGAGCGTGGACGGCCTGTATCCCCCCGGAGGCAGCCGGGAAGCCATCATTCCCCGGGTGGAGGACGTGGATGCCGTGCTGGCGTTCGCGGAGGAGGACCGGGGCCGCTTTTCCATGGGCGGCATGAGCGCCAAGCTCCAGGCCATCCGGGAGGCCGTGAATGCGGGGACGGGCGTTTACATGCTGCACGGCCGCCATCCGGAACGCATCGCGCTGCTGCTGGAGGGGAAGGCGGAAGGAGCCGGAACGTATTTTGTACCGAAGGGATGA